In the genome of Vespa crabro chromosome 1, iyVesCrab1.2, whole genome shotgun sequence, the window GTTCCACGGAGGATAACACTTTGGTCccatgtgtgtgtgcgtgtgtgtatgtgtgttaaaATCTTTAGTAAAGTACGAGCagtaaatgatttatttattattatacgtcgGTTATACGTCGAGAGATAACTCTATCATTTATTCTAGTCATTTTAATGAATGCTCGGATCCGCAATGTGAGCAGTGAATAATTGTATGCCATTTTGGATTATCATAGTTAAGAATGGTTTGTCGGCTTTCATCAATGTACGACGTCCTGATTTAACGCCGACATGAACACCTGAAAAGACATGAAATTTTGCTCTAACGCGTATCTTAACGGAACTAAAAAGATGCAGCGAGCTGAGTTAATACGACCCATCAccattcataaataaaaaactcaTCAtcctcgataaaaataaatcaccCATTTCAACAAAGCACGAACGATGACACACACTCTCGGTGAATTCATCGAAATTAAttgcattctttttttttcgatggcAAACTTCACAAGAAAAGAACACGTTACGTCGCGCACGTCAAGCCAGATAAGAATGTAACGGACGGCAGTTTTAACAAATGCTTCGATATGtctttttatagtttttcatacatgcatacgtaccTCTCGATGTCATCGAAGTAGCATCTATCTCATATCAATGatattctacatatatatatatatatatatacatatatatatatatatatatatatatatatatatatatatatatatatatatatatatatatacagtttgCTTCGCgctgttttataaatttaatttaggTATGATCGGGCTCTTGAAAACTAAGTGCGAGAATGGATTGATTTAATGCGCATATCTGTATAGAAAAGATGATTCATACCGAGCCCAGCCTCGCGAGGAGCACGCTCGTCGAATCAATCAGGGTACGTTAATGTTAAATCTACGATGAACCATTAAAACGATGATatcgtatcgataataagagcAGAAACAATTATTGAGCAGCTAATCGTCGAGCTGCTTACATCGTCCCTCTGATCGACGTTCTTATAGCTTCTTTTTATGACTAGCAGCTCCGACGTTATAAATCTATCCTTGTTGGTATGGAAAACGCGACAAGTAATGCTTATCATTTGACCGATAAgcgtgaaaaagaagaatgacaTTTTATCTTTAGAACTCTTTCGAATGACACATActtgtatgcatgtatacttATACGTATGAACGAATGATTTACatgaaaacaagagaaaaaagaaaaaaacgaaacgaaagaacatgaaaaaaagatgCGTGGCACGCGCATATCACAACACGGAGGTCACGGATTACGAGTTGATTTTCGCCTGGAACAGGACGAGATCTCCATATATAACGATCGCCAGGAACGGTCGATCGACATTGAATTGAACGGGCTCCGGTGGAGACCAGACGCTCGAAAGAGGCCTGATACTGATACCTGTTAGAAGAATCAATGAAAGAGAATATTACAGACTTGACCGATTCAACTAAATAATAAACGGgatggaagaaaaatgatgagagagaaattaaaaaagtgtTATAtcgaaatgtattatatattattggtTATGACGTATAGACGATAGAGAAGGGCCCTGCAAAAAGAGAATTTGCATCCGCGCTGATGAAAATTAACACGATGAATCTTTTTCAtcttgttatttctttattcatatTCATTTCGCGACGCAATCGTCGAAAGTTACTCGTTAATTTATATCAGAGAGATTATCCTCGATAAAATACCGAAAAGAAGGATACTTTTCTTCGACcgagaaaatataaacgacaaaataagatattttcatcgttatcacGGCGAAATATAATCTGACAATGAGTCGAGACATAAATCTCTTAAATCTTTTGTTTCAAGTATCAACGCGTATCATTTTAAGAAGGTTGGTAGTGATTAGGATAAAGCTctcaaagaaatatgaaaataaaagggaagtGATACGCGGCGGTTCGGTAGAAGAAATACATTCAGCATAATAAACGTGTCACTTcggtaggaaaaagaaagcttAAAATATTGCAGATTGCGATTACAAGGTGGATTAAAGGGTAACATTTAAAAACATAGAGACAGCTCGGCACACGCAGAAGCACATCATATGCATACGTTATACGCGAATAATACGTAGTACGTAGGTACCGAAGAAATTCTGAGAAAGTGAGCGAGATGATAAGTAAAAGAAACTATCGTtctatcgttcgttcgttcgttcgttcgttcgttcgttcgttcgttcgttcgttcgttcgttcgttcgctcgctcgctcgctcgctcgcttctttcgacgacgacgaatcgTTAAATAGCGACAAATGTACATTTCGACAGATCGTTTCTCAGAACTTTGCggaagcgaaagaaaaaaaataaataaaggaaggaACAAAGTAATCGTTAACGATTCATCCCGATAGACTTTGTCCACTtccatttaatataaataacatagaatataaataacaaagagCACATAAATACTTGCCATATAATTGCCTTCAAGTACTTACCACTTGCCCCCGCAGCCTCGCTACCTTCCTCGTTTACTTCGATGAAAGCCTTTTGTACGACATCGGAGATTTTGAGCCCAATGTCAGAAATACCTTTAAAGTTAGCACTCTGGCTAAAGGCCTCCTTTATTCCcaactaaagaaagaaagatcataATATTTGGATGTTATATGTACGTCACCTTTTCCACGCAACGTCTAATACGCACGTTTTTAAGATTTTGATTAAGGTTGAGACTGCTCTCGATCTTGAATTTAGGCAGATGCAACTGAACCTCAGTCTTATATGCCTTCTTGAGAAGTTCCCCGATATCATATTGGGGCAATTTCTCTTCGAGCTCAGTCAATCCGTCGATATCGTTTGGCACGATGATGATCATGCTGAATTCTTCGccctgaagaaaaaaaaattcaaatccaatttgagaaattattttgtcAGTTAAACGTAATATTTAGCATCAACGTGCGAGCGCCAAATTACTTTGTATGGAAGCTCGAGTAACTTGGCGTTCAATTCGGTAAGTTCAGCGTATTTAAACTTTTCAGTCATGGTCATGGTGGGTACGTTTATAATTTCGTTCTTGGTGACGTGGAAGGGTTCGTTTTTGGTCAATTTAGGATCAAATTTGGTTTTCCAATCGCCCTTGAAGTATACAGCATTGACGAGCACCATGGCGGTACCACCATTTACGTTTTcttcaattgaaaataaacataGAGACATATTAGAAGTGCGATAAAGAAGGGAGGGAATAGAAGAGAgggaatattatatatactaactCGGGTTAATAAGATCCTTAATGCGTTTGTTGGTTTGTTCCTCGACCCATTGGTTAATGGTATCGGCAGCCTGAACGTTTTCAGAAAAGTCCAAATTTTGCGATGCCGATAAAAAGGCAGATTGGGTCAATTCTTGGAAACTCGGCTTCACGGTGAATTGCttgttaatgaatattttgttGGCGAGACGAAGATCTACGTCTTTGACGGCCTGCACGGTTGtaatttcgaatgaaaaattacatcgatattataattttaaatagacAATGAAAgcaaaaagattaataaatgtaggaaggaagtaaaaagaaaaaaaaaagtttttctttacGTTGAGAGTACTGATGATATTTGAATATCCAGTTCTAGCTACAGACTCCTCTGGAAGATGAAGAACTTGTTTgaattctttctctgtttctccgcGCGAGCCATAAGCAGCCATGGAAAGAGCGATCGAGGCGCTAAGAGGAGACGTGATC includes:
- the LOC124429567 gene encoding antichymotrypsin-2-like isoform X3; the protein is MKPINMYTLQGLAILIACLASSMAGPIENRAVQTITDGNNRFSSLFFREVGKENRGNLITSPLSASIALSMAAYGSRGETEKEFKQVLHLPEESVARTGYSNIISTLNAVKDVDLRLANKIFINKQFTVKPSFQELTQSAFLSASQNLDFSENVQAADTINQWVEEQTNKRIKDLINPKNVNGGTAMVLVNAVYFKGDWKTKFDPKLTKNEPFHVTKNEIINVPTMTMTEKFKYAELTELNAKLLELPYKGEEFSMIIIVPNDIDGLTELEEKLPQYDIGELLKKAYKTEVQLHLPKFKIESSLNLNQNLKNLGIKEAFSQSANFKGISDIGLKISDVVQKAFIEVNEEGSEAAGASGVFVELASISIQLDVMIDHPFFYSIVRLEDRRNNMTMMPLFEGHVTNPKA
- the LOC124429567 gene encoding antichymotrypsin-2-like isoform X5, whose product is MKPINMYTLQGLAILIACLASSMAGPIENRAVQTITDGNNRFSSLFFREVGKENRGNLITSPLSASIALSMAAYGSRGETEKEFKQVLHLPEESVARTGYSNIISTLNAVKDVDLRLANKIFINKQFTVKPSFQELTQSAFLSASQNLDFSENVQAADTINQWVEEQTNKRIKDLINPKNVNGGTAMVLVNAVYFKGDWKTKFDPKLTKNEPFHVTKNEIINVPTMTMTEKFKYAELTELNAKLLELPYKGEEFSMIIIVPNDIDGLTELEEKLPQYDIGELLKKAYKTEVQLHLPKFKIESSLNLNQNLKNLGIKEAFSQSANFKGISDIGLKISDVVQKAFIEVNEEGSEAAGASDIHIVGSSNPLYRKTFNANRSFHFEIRRNEIALFVGKVGGRFAGLGAK
- the LOC124429567 gene encoding antichymotrypsin-2-like isoform X8 translates to MKPINMYTLQGLAILIACLASSMAGPIENRAVQTITDGNNRFSSLFFREVGKENRGNLITSPLSASIALSMAAYGSRGETEKEFKQVLHLPEESVARTGYSNIISTLNAVKDVDLRLANKIFINKQFTVKPSFQELTQSAFLSASQNLDFSENVQAADTINQWVEEQTNKRIKDLINPKNVNGGTAMVLVNAVYFKGDWKTKFDPKLTKNEPFHVTKNEIINVPTMTMTEKFKYAELTELNAKLLELPYKGEEFSMIIIVPNDIDGLTELEEKLPQYDIGELLKKAYKTEVQLHLPKFKIESSLNLNQNLKNLGIKEAFSQSANFKGISDIGLKISDVVQKAFIEVNEEGSEAAGASGVHVGVKSGRRTLMKADKPFLTMIIQNGIQLFTAHIADPSIH
- the LOC124429567 gene encoding antichymotrypsin-2-like isoform X9, whose protein sequence is MAGPIENRAVQTITDGNNRFSSLFFREVGKENRGNLITSPLSASIALSMAAYGSRGETEKEFKQVLHLPEESVARTGYSNIISTLNAVKDVDLRLANKIFINKQFTVKPSFQELTQSAFLSASQNLDFSENVQAADTINQWVEEQTNKRIKDLINPKNVNGGTAMVLVNAVYFKGDWKTKFDPKLTKNEPFHVTKNEIINVPTMTMTEKFKYAELTELNAKLLELPYKGEEFSMIIIVPNDIDGLTELEEKLPQYDIGELLKKAYKTEVQLHLPKFKIESSLNLNQNLKNLGIKEAFSQSANFKGISDIGLKISDVVQKAFIEVNEEGSEAAGASGVSLVTFSLVIPVGFEIDRPFYYSIIKKISGADEAKERAIVSLFSGHVVEPNN
- the LOC124429567 gene encoding antichymotrypsin-2-like isoform X1, encoding MKPINMYTLQGLAILIACLASSMAGPIENRAVQTITDGNNRFSSLFFREVGKENRGNLITSPLSASIALSMAAYGSRGETEKEFKQVLHLPEESVARTGYSNIISTLNAVKDVDLRLANKIFINKQFTVKPSFQELTQSAFLSASQNLDFSENVQAADTINQWVEEQTNKRIKDLINPKNVNGGTAMVLVNAVYFKGDWKTKFDPKLTKNEPFHVTKNEIINVPTMTMTEKFKYAELTELNAKLLELPYKGEEFSMIIIVPNDIDGLTELEEKLPQYDIGELLKKAYKTEVQLHLPKFKIESSLNLNQNLKNLGIKEAFSQSANFKGISDIGLKISDVVQKAFIEVNEEGSEAAGASGVSLVTFSLVIPVGFEIDRPFYYSIIKKISGADEAKERAIVSLFSGHVVEPNN
- the LOC124429567 gene encoding antichymotrypsin-2-like isoform X7; this encodes MKPINMYTLQGLAILIACLASSMAGPIENRAVQTITDGNNRFSSLFFREVGKENRGNLITSPLSASIALSMAAYGSRGETEKEFKQVLHLPEESVARTGYSNIISTLNAVKDVDLRLANKIFINKQFTVKPSFQELTQSAFLSASQNLDFSENVQAADTINQWVEEQTNKRIKDLINPKNVNGGTAMVLVNAVYFKGDWKTKFDPKLTKNEPFHVTKNEIINVPTMTMTEKFKYAELTELNAKLLELPYKGEEFSMIIIVPNDIDGLTELEEKLPQYDIGELLKKAYKTEVQLHLPKFKIESSLNLNQNLKNLGIKEAFSQSANFKGISDIGLKISDVVQKAFIEVNEEGSEAAGASGISIRPLSSVWSPPEPVQFNVDRPFLAIVIYGDLVLFQAKINS
- the LOC124429567 gene encoding antichymotrypsin-2-like isoform X2; amino-acid sequence: MKPINMYTLQGLAILIACLASSMAGPIENRAVQTITDGNNRFSSLFFREVGKENRGNLITSPLSASIALSMAAYGSRGETEKEFKQVLHLPEESVARTGYSNIISTLNAVKDVDLRLANKIFINKQFTVKPSFQELTQSAFLSASQNLDFSENVQAADTINQWVEEQTNKRIKDLINPKNVNGGTAMVLVNAVYFKGDWKTKFDPKLTKNEPFHVTKNEIINVPTMTMTEKFKYAELTELNAKLLELPYKGEEFSMIIIVPNDIDGLTELEEKLPQYDIGELLKKAYKTEVQLHLPKFKIESSLNLNQNLKNLGIKEAFSQSANFKGISDIGLKISDVVQKAFIEVNEEGSEAAGASALLLKTAIVKPDFIVDRPFFYAIVKVTENSGKEFDDPVSLFFLGHVVRPKS
- the LOC124429567 gene encoding antichymotrypsin-2-like isoform X4; protein product: MKPINMYTLQGLAILIACLASSMAGPIENRAVQTITDGNNRFSSLFFREVGKENRGNLITSPLSASIALSMAAYGSRGETEKEFKQVLHLPEESVARTGYSNIISTLNAVKDVDLRLANKIFINKQFTVKPSFQELTQSAFLSASQNLDFSENVQAADTINQWVEEQTNKRIKDLINPKNVNGGTAMVLVNAVYFKGDWKTKFDPKLTKNEPFHVTKNEIINVPTMTMTEKFKYAELTELNAKLLELPYKGEEFSMIIIVPNDIDGLTELEEKLPQYDIGELLKKAYKTEVQLHLPKFKIESSLNLNQNLKNLGIKEAFSQSANFKGISDIGLKISDVVQKAFIEVNEEGSEAAGASGGLVRPVRPSLPIRRVIFKVDRPFHFVIKSTNNNLSLFIGTASEFKPGKE
- the LOC124429567 gene encoding antichymotrypsin-2-like isoform X6 → MKPINMYTLQGLAILIACLASSMAGPIENRAVQTITDGNNRFSSLFFREVGKENRGNLITSPLSASIALSMAAYGSRGETEKEFKQVLHLPEESVARTGYSNIISTLNAVKDVDLRLANKIFINKQFTVKPSFQELTQSAFLSASQNLDFSENVQAADTINQWVEEQTNKRIKDLINPKNVNGGTAMVLVNAVYFKGDWKTKFDPKLTKNEPFHVTKNEIINVPTMTMTEKFKYAELTELNAKLLELPYKGEEFSMIIIVPNDIDGLTELEEKLPQYDIGELLKKAYKTEVQLHLPKFKIESSLNLNQNLKNLGIKEAFSQSANFKGISDIGLKISDVVQKAFIEVNEEGSEAAGASGIDIEDRLGRPTVEPVHIDIPFLVIIQRDDVYLFVARVQKPEYK